In Myxococcales bacterium, a single genomic region encodes these proteins:
- a CDS encoding DUF4097 family beta strand repeat protein — MRATVLSSFALLGVFALAGCTVQATIKTQTKFVSQESAKGAAADYAGEEIAVTNANGSLTVESDAAATKVSVTMKAVAFADDDDKASAEDLQKQVLETFTVTESAGKITINCGQAARGVGSAKTGLSGCQDLRVRVPAKAIKLTALSKNGSVNANNLTAADGAVLDIRSDNGSVDATVTGGAKVFSDNGGVTLSSTPTKGSTISVESDNGDVTLSLPSAFAADVVALSAGKGVKVEGFSDLTEKSTSRGTKGEGAASITAKASSLGQLVVKSR, encoded by the coding sequence ATGCGCGCGACCGTCCTTTCCTCCTTCGCTCTTCTTGGTGTTTTTGCCCTCGCCGGTTGCACGGTTCAGGCGACGATCAAGACCCAAACGAAGTTCGTTTCGCAGGAGTCAGCCAAAGGCGCCGCCGCGGACTACGCCGGGGAGGAGATCGCGGTCACCAACGCGAATGGCTCGCTCACCGTTGAGTCCGACGCGGCGGCCACGAAGGTCTCCGTCACGATGAAGGCCGTGGCTTTCGCTGACGACGACGACAAGGCGAGCGCGGAGGATCTCCAGAAGCAGGTCCTGGAGACGTTCACCGTCACCGAGTCTGCGGGGAAGATCACGATCAACTGCGGTCAGGCCGCGCGCGGTGTCGGCTCGGCAAAGACGGGCCTCTCGGGCTGCCAGGATCTGCGCGTTAGGGTTCCCGCCAAGGCCATCAAGCTGACGGCCCTCTCGAAGAACGGTTCGGTCAACGCGAACAACCTGACGGCCGCCGACGGTGCGGTCCTCGACATCCGCTCCGACAACGGCAGCGTCGACGCGACGGTGACCGGCGGTGCGAAGGTCTTCAGCGACAACGGCGGCGTCACGCTCAGCTCGACGCCCACGAAAGGGTCGACCATTTCCGTCGAGAGCGACAACGGCGACGTCACGCTATCGCTCCCCTCGGCCTTCGCCGCCGATGTCGTGGCGCTCAGCGCCGGCAAGGGCGTGAAGGTCGAAGGGTTCAGCGATCTCACCGAGAAGAGCACCTCGCGAGGCACGAAGGGCGAGGGGGCCGCGAGCATCACGGCCAAGGCGAGCTCGCTCGGTCAGCTCGTCGTCAAGTCACGCTAA
- a CDS encoding lysophospholipid acyltransferase family protein has product MSREAPSPSLLLRAFGSLLGAVAWLWLKTLRLDVVDQAQSGDAAAPPPTSGPLALCFWHGTQFPLLAWRLAWRRHRATTVLVSHSRDGSLQARALALLGFLVVRGSSTRGGARGLAALVRVMKAKEADAAFAVDGPRGPYGVVKEGALVAARATGAQLVPMGSAAARAFVFRRAWDKFVLPWPFTRIVVVLGAPIDPASGDATSLLEAGIRAANAQATALASSVPSGAAPRFAGPPARQLFGTPGPKLRP; this is encoded by the coding sequence GTGAGCCGCGAGGCGCCTTCGCCATCGCTCCTGCTTCGCGCGTTCGGTTCGCTCTTGGGCGCCGTCGCGTGGCTCTGGCTGAAGACCTTGCGCCTCGATGTCGTCGATCAGGCGCAGTCCGGTGACGCGGCGGCGCCGCCGCCAACGAGTGGGCCGCTCGCGCTTTGCTTCTGGCATGGAACGCAGTTTCCGCTGCTCGCGTGGCGGTTGGCGTGGCGTCGCCATCGCGCCACAACGGTGCTCGTCAGTCACTCGCGCGATGGTAGCCTCCAGGCCCGGGCGCTAGCGCTACTGGGGTTTCTCGTGGTGCGCGGCTCGTCGACCCGCGGTGGTGCGCGGGGCCTCGCGGCGCTCGTGCGTGTGATGAAGGCCAAAGAGGCGGACGCGGCTTTCGCCGTTGACGGTCCGCGAGGCCCGTACGGTGTCGTTAAGGAGGGGGCGCTCGTCGCGGCGCGAGCGACGGGCGCTCAGCTGGTGCCAATGGGAAGCGCTGCCGCACGGGCGTTCGTCTTTCGCCGCGCTTGGGACAAGTTCGTCTTGCCGTGGCCTTTCACGCGGATCGTCGTGGTCCTCGGGGCCCCGATCGACCCGGCCAGTGGGGACGCCACCTCGCTCCTCGAAGCGGGGATTCGCGCTGCAAACGCCCAGGCGACGGCCCTTGCGAGTTCCGTGCCTTCGGGGGCGGCGCCGCGTTTCGCCGGGCCCCCGGCCCGCCAACTGTTTGGAACGCCCGGTCCGAAACTGCGACCATGA
- a CDS encoding histidine phosphatase family protein has protein sequence MNVYLLRCGLGDVHLTLEGRRVIRCAATTFQKLESVSFDRVLTSPLGPPVQTAELFAERVDYLGVVEIMASLAAGAAPELAARQVLSAGESVLVVADEPALAALGAFLVGRPTFPPHLHGQLSAITNRKPAFSLRPGETERALLLLA, from the coding sequence ATGAACGTCTACCTTCTGCGTTGCGGGCTCGGCGATGTGCACCTGACCCTTGAGGGCAGGCGCGTCATTCGGTGCGCGGCGACGACCTTTCAGAAGCTCGAGAGCGTGTCCTTCGACCGCGTCCTGACGAGCCCACTCGGCCCCCCTGTGCAGACTGCCGAACTCTTCGCCGAGCGCGTCGACTACCTCGGCGTCGTTGAGATCATGGCCTCGCTCGCGGCAGGCGCCGCACCGGAGCTGGCGGCGAGACAGGTGCTTTCGGCGGGCGAATCGGTCCTTGTTGTGGCCGACGAGCCAGCACTTGCGGCGCTCGGCGCCTTCCTCGTGGGTCGCCCCACGTTTCCGCCGCACCTGCACGGGCAGCTCTCGGCCATCACCAACCGGAAGCCGGCGTTCTCCTTGCGACCGGGCGAAACGGAGCGGGCCTTGCTCCTTTTGGCCTGA
- a CDS encoding beta-lactamase family protein, with product MSRNLARCASSAVVALCAVLGLLACRDAPSGAPVVVPSPKEAGAPPDGLLLAAVRAKDAARVPAVGYARVREGHVACGAVGLADAALGRRVERETLFPAASLAKPFVAAACLRAANEGRLRVEDDVSKLLPFSLRHPRFPDRAVTLKHLLTHTASLVDDWGELRRHSREGDPEEELRPYLVRSFGGKAAARQFAPDASSPGTAVRYANTGFALAALAVETAVAEPFEALVERWFFSPLRMRAAFRASRSGGELASPHVAGRDAGAFVPRPLLAHPVFPASDLRAEPCGLARFLAALLGGGTYDGARVLDEESVRTLLAISEFPLGQKGALGFQVMRVGGAEVLGHEGEDDGASSVMALDVARRRAAVVLTNGDAFSSNDGSRAAALTELLRGMLED from the coding sequence ATGAGCCGAAACCTTGCAAGGTGCGCGTCGTCGGCCGTGGTCGCGCTGTGCGCGGTGTTAGGTCTGCTCGCGTGCCGCGACGCGCCGAGCGGCGCGCCCGTTGTGGTCCCGTCGCCGAAAGAGGCCGGCGCTCCGCCTGACGGCCTTCTGTTGGCCGCCGTTCGCGCGAAGGACGCGGCGCGCGTTCCTGCCGTGGGATACGCGCGCGTTCGAGAGGGGCACGTCGCGTGCGGAGCCGTGGGCCTCGCCGACGCGGCCCTCGGCCGGCGCGTGGAGCGGGAGACGCTGTTTCCGGCGGCCTCGCTGGCCAAGCCCTTCGTGGCCGCGGCCTGCCTGCGCGCCGCCAACGAAGGACGCCTCCGTGTTGAGGACGACGTGTCGAAGCTCTTGCCGTTCAGCCTGAGGCACCCACGCTTTCCCGATCGCGCGGTCACCTTGAAGCACCTGCTGACGCACACGGCCTCGCTCGTAGACGACTGGGGCGAGTTAAGGCGCCACAGTCGCGAGGGCGATCCGGAAGAAGAGCTGCGCCCGTATTTGGTCCGCAGCTTTGGCGGCAAGGCGGCCGCTCGGCAGTTCGCGCCAGACGCGTCTTCGCCGGGCACGGCCGTCCGGTACGCGAACACCGGCTTCGCGCTCGCGGCGCTGGCCGTCGAAACGGCTGTTGCCGAGCCGTTCGAGGCGCTCGTCGAGCGCTGGTTCTTCTCGCCGCTCCGCATGCGGGCGGCCTTTCGAGCGTCGCGCAGCGGCGGCGAGCTGGCGTCTCCCCATGTTGCGGGGCGCGATGCCGGCGCCTTCGTGCCGCGACCGCTCCTTGCGCATCCGGTGTTCCCGGCGTCGGACCTGCGAGCCGAGCCGTGCGGTCTCGCTCGGTTTCTGGCAGCGCTGCTCGGCGGCGGGACCTACGACGGTGCGCGCGTGCTTGACGAAGAGTCAGTGCGCACCCTGCTCGCCATCAGTGAATTCCCGCTCGGCCAGAAGGGGGCGCTCGGATTTCAAGTCATGCGCGTCGGGGGCGCTGAGGTCCTGGGCCACGAGGGAGAAGACGACGGTGCATCCAGCGTGATGGCCCTCGACGTCGCGCGAAGGCGCGCGGCTGTTGTGCTCACCAACGGCGACGCGTTCTCGAGCAACGACGGCTCGCGAGCCGCCGCGCTCACGGAGCTCCTGCGCGGGATGCTCGAGGACTGA
- a CDS encoding DEAD/DEAH box helicase produces MTIVRPRALPAAKPKAVPTALAEATVLDVPFAMRAQATSLGAKYDAALGAFVFTGAALPKSLSAFRPARYSFEERVQRTLGTAGAWPTKRGSASAGPRPTLRPHQVVAVAAIAAARAAKRPGFLLADDVGLGKTITAWEALRGFSDVRSVLVVCPLAVVAHWRRTIELLGDGGKEVVLLNYDRLGKLFEVTAEAKKKIRSKKGLARAGTAPAFDAVVWDESHRCKNPAAARSKLAAKLTAKAGFALWLSATAGQTPLELSYLAPLLASVTGARAADLKDFEAFCQREGLGLSRGTFGRWEWRGDPADCEKVRALLFDARGKAPAAGLRRRPEEIAGWPALQRILTPVELDAPARALYDEAWSTFRREMDLDPSGRDPKTALAAALRLRQKSSLIRMPGTVELATELLENGHQVAISVAFTETLSLLQASFEAEKVPCAVIHGSLTAAAREAERVRFQRGDAKVVLFTVEEGISLHQGEVPGKSGDAQRSQVVHDLRWSAIQMAQIEGRCHRDGKFAQVYWVYADETVEERIARVVAGRIQSMKEMIGDDVETLREIERLLAEP; encoded by the coding sequence ATGACGATCGTGCGTCCCCGCGCGTTGCCCGCAGCAAAGCCCAAGGCGGTACCCACCGCCCTCGCCGAGGCCACCGTCCTCGACGTGCCCTTCGCCATGCGCGCGCAGGCGACGTCGCTGGGCGCCAAGTATGACGCCGCGCTCGGCGCGTTCGTCTTCACGGGCGCGGCGTTGCCCAAGTCGCTCTCCGCCTTCCGTCCGGCGCGCTATTCCTTCGAGGAGAGGGTGCAGCGCACCCTCGGGACGGCCGGCGCCTGGCCGACGAAGCGTGGTTCAGCGAGCGCCGGGCCCCGTCCGACATTGAGACCCCACCAAGTGGTCGCTGTCGCCGCCATCGCGGCAGCGCGCGCCGCGAAGCGGCCCGGGTTCTTGCTCGCCGACGACGTCGGCCTCGGCAAGACCATCACGGCGTGGGAGGCGCTCCGCGGCTTCTCGGACGTTCGAAGCGTGCTCGTGGTGTGCCCCCTGGCTGTCGTGGCGCATTGGCGGCGCACCATCGAGCTGCTCGGCGATGGCGGGAAAGAAGTGGTCCTCCTCAACTACGATCGACTCGGCAAGCTCTTCGAGGTTACGGCCGAGGCGAAAAAGAAGATTCGCTCCAAGAAGGGGCTCGCGCGCGCCGGCACCGCGCCAGCCTTTGACGCCGTCGTGTGGGACGAGAGTCACCGGTGCAAGAACCCCGCGGCGGCTCGCTCGAAGCTCGCGGCGAAGCTCACGGCGAAGGCAGGCTTTGCGCTGTGGCTCTCGGCGACGGCCGGGCAAACGCCGCTGGAGCTTTCGTACCTCGCGCCGCTCCTCGCGAGCGTGACCGGCGCGCGCGCCGCGGACTTGAAAGACTTCGAGGCGTTCTGTCAGCGTGAAGGGCTCGGCCTTTCGCGCGGCACCTTCGGTCGCTGGGAGTGGCGTGGCGATCCGGCCGATTGCGAGAAGGTGAGGGCGCTGCTCTTTGACGCGCGCGGAAAGGCCCCCGCCGCGGGTCTTCGGCGTCGACCGGAGGAGATCGCCGGCTGGCCCGCGCTTCAGCGCATCCTCACGCCCGTCGAGTTGGACGCGCCGGCCCGTGCCCTCTACGACGAAGCGTGGAGCACCTTTCGTCGCGAGATGGACCTCGACCCTAGCGGGCGGGATCCCAAAACGGCGCTCGCGGCGGCGCTGCGATTGCGGCAGAAGAGCTCGCTCATTCGGATGCCGGGCACGGTCGAGCTCGCCACGGAGCTGCTAGAAAATGGGCACCAGGTGGCCATCTCCGTTGCGTTCACGGAGACCTTGTCGCTGCTGCAAGCGTCGTTCGAAGCGGAGAAGGTCCCCTGCGCTGTGATTCACGGAAGCCTCACGGCCGCGGCGCGAGAGGCGGAGCGTGTACGGTTTCAGCGAGGCGACGCGAAGGTCGTGCTCTTCACCGTCGAGGAGGGAATCTCGCTCCACCAAGGCGAGGTTCCTGGGAAGAGCGGCGATGCGCAGCGCTCTCAAGTCGTTCACGATCTGCGCTGGTCCGCTATCCAGATGGCGCAGATCGAGGGACGCTGCCATCGCGACGGAAAGTTCGCGCAGGTCTACTGGGTTTACGCCGACGAGACCGTCGAAGAGCGCATCGCGCGCGTCGTCGCGGGGCGCATTCAATCGATGAAGGAGATGATCGGCGACGACGTCGAGACGCTGCGGGAGATCGAGCGCCTGTTGGCGGAGCCGTGA
- a CDS encoding RidA family protein, translating to MDVIHSNGAPAAIGPYSQAMRAGDFVFLSGQIPLDPSTGTLITGDIAKETEQVLKNLGAVLEAAGATYANVARTTIYLIDMADFTTVNEVYGKLFSHKPPARATVQVAALPRGARVEIDAVAYVGA from the coding sequence ATGGACGTCATCCACTCGAACGGCGCGCCGGCCGCCATTGGGCCCTACTCGCAAGCCATGCGCGCCGGAGACTTCGTGTTCCTGAGCGGTCAGATTCCCCTCGATCCGTCGACCGGCACGCTCATCACCGGCGACATCGCGAAGGAGACTGAGCAGGTCCTCAAGAACCTGGGTGCCGTGCTGGAGGCCGCTGGAGCAACTTACGCCAACGTAGCTCGCACAACGATCTACCTGATCGATATGGCCGACTTCACCACCGTCAACGAGGTCTACGGCAAGCTCTTCTCGCACAAGCCCCCGGCGCGAGCCACCGTGCAAGTTGCGGCCTTGCCACGCGGCGCCCGCGTCGAGATCGACGCGGTCGCGTACGTGGGGGCGTGA